The following proteins are encoded in a genomic region of Hydra vulgaris chromosome 05, alternate assembly HydraT2T_AEP:
- the LOC136080240 gene encoding uncharacterized protein LOC136080240 yields MERINQSSIFAAEVAKIADSNLVFLDETRFNKYTVRSCGYSPKDTKAYLTVPANKGQNVSLMCLISNLGVECFQYKCGAYNTQSFIDFINNKLAPFFAVNPNKILLIDDEKFHKAATVLQLQREKNITHKFLVPCSPELNPIKEFYSMLKSNFKSTRNANLTLEYILSPDNNYIQQCNAFCINILYKDGWKRH; encoded by the coding sequence ATGGAAAGAATAAATCAGAGCTCAATTTTTGCGGCAGAAGTTGCTAAAATTGCTGATtcaaatttggtttttttagaTGAAACCCGATTCAATAAATATACAGTGCGCTCATGTGGCTATTCTCCAAAAGATACAAAAGCATATTTGACAGTTCCTGCAAATAAAGGACAGAATGTTAGCCTCATGTGCTTAATTTCCAATTTAGGAGTTGAATGTTTCCAATACAAATGCGGCGCATACAATACACAATCATTTATTGATTTCATCAACAACAAATTAGCACCATTCTTTGCAgtaaatccaaataaaattcttttaatagatgatgaaaaatttcataaagcaGCTACAGTACTTCAATTACAAAGAGAGAAAAATATCACTCACAAATTTTTAGTACCATGTTCCCCTGAATTGAACCCAATCAAAGAGTTCTATTCAATGTTAAAATCCAATTTCAAATCCACAAGAAATGCTAATCTAACtctagaatatattttatcacctgataataattatattcaACAGTGCAATGccttttgtataaatattttatataaagatggTTGGAAAAGGCATTAA